A window of the Dongshaea marina genome harbors these coding sequences:
- the purB gene encoding adenylosuccinate lyase → MKLSALTAISPIDGRYGSKTEQLRSIFSEYGLIRFRVETEVRWLQQLAQHPAIKEVPSFSEDAYQKLESIITEFGEADAEMIKTIERTTNHDVKAVEYYLKEKVSGHPELEAVSEFIHFACTSEDINNVSHALMLKEAREQVILPFCNQLHDAIAALATELRDVPLLSRTHGQPASPSTMGKEMANFAYRLKRQIRQIESCEIMAKINGAVGNYNAHLSAYPDINWHNFAQQFIEQQGLTWNPYTTQIEPHDYIAELFDALARFNTILLDFDRDIWGYIALGHFKQKTVAGEIGSSTMPHKVNPIDFENSEGNIGLANALFSHLGSKLPVSRWQRDLTDSTVLRNLGVAIGYSLIAYQSTLKGIGKLEINLAQLAAELDQNWEVLAEPVQTVMRRYGIEKPYEKLKELTRGKRVDAQAMQQFIDSLDLPEQAKRELKAMTPANYIGAAPSLVDKLGEY, encoded by the coding sequence ATGAAACTGTCGGCATTGACCGCGATTTCCCCTATCGATGGACGCTACGGTAGTAAAACTGAGCAACTGCGTTCAATCTTCAGCGAATATGGCCTGATCCGCTTTCGGGTAGAAACTGAAGTGCGCTGGTTGCAACAGCTGGCACAACACCCTGCCATTAAAGAGGTTCCCTCTTTCTCTGAAGATGCCTACCAGAAACTGGAATCGATCATCACTGAGTTTGGTGAAGCCGATGCCGAGATGATCAAGACCATCGAGCGCACCACCAATCATGACGTCAAAGCGGTTGAGTACTACCTCAAAGAGAAGGTCTCCGGACACCCTGAGCTGGAAGCCGTAAGCGAATTTATTCACTTTGCCTGTACCTCCGAAGATATCAACAATGTCTCTCACGCCCTGATGCTCAAGGAAGCACGCGAGCAGGTGATCCTGCCGTTCTGTAACCAGCTGCATGATGCGATTGCTGCCCTGGCGACTGAGCTGCGTGATGTACCCCTGCTGTCACGCACTCATGGCCAACCCGCCAGCCCCAGCACCATGGGTAAAGAGATGGCGAACTTTGCCTACCGTCTCAAGCGCCAGATCCGTCAGATCGAATCGTGCGAAATCATGGCTAAGATCAATGGTGCCGTTGGCAACTACAACGCACATCTGAGCGCTTATCCGGATATCAACTGGCACAATTTTGCCCAGCAATTCATCGAGCAGCAGGGCCTGACCTGGAACCCTTATACCACCCAGATCGAGCCCCACGATTACATCGCAGAGCTGTTCGATGCCCTGGCGCGCTTTAATACCATACTGCTCGACTTTGATCGGGATATCTGGGGTTACATCGCCCTGGGTCACTTCAAGCAAAAAACCGTGGCCGGAGAAATTGGCTCCTCCACCATGCCGCACAAGGTCAACCCCATTGACTTTGAAAACTCCGAAGGCAACATTGGTCTGGCAAACGCCCTGTTCAGCCACCTGGGCAGCAAGCTTCCGGTCTCTCGCTGGCAGCGTGATCTCACCGACTCTACCGTGCTGCGTAACTTAGGAGTTGCCATCGGTTACTCGCTAATCGCCTATCAGTCGACCCTCAAGGGGATCGGTAAACTTGAGATCAACCTGGCACAACTAGCTGCCGAGCTGGACCAGAACTGGGAAGTTCTGGCCGAGCCGGTTCAGACCGTGATGCGCCGCTATGGGATCGAAAAGCCTTACGAGAAGCTCAAGGAGCTGACCCGGGGCAAGCGCGTTGATGCACAGGCGATGCAGCAATTCATCGACTCTCTGGATCTGCCCGAGCAGGCCAAGCGGGAGCTTAAGGCGATGACCCCGGCCAACTATATTGGGGCAGCACCGAGCCTGGTCGATAAGCTCGGCGAGTATTAA
- the hflD gene encoding high frequency lysogenization protein HflD, translating into MSDKITSQTLAFAGICQAAALVQQLARQGNCDDQEFYQTLHSIIETDPQNPLAVFGSHQHLRLGYQTIINQLSAEASDRNGEITRYIVGLIALESKIGKRRDLMNMLGERVSQVKRQLTHFDLTSESVLANLASIYSDIISPNGPKIQVAGTPLYLQQPVYQHKIRALLLAGIRACVLWRQVGGRRHHIIFSRKKLTQQAQKMITQF; encoded by the coding sequence GTGAGCGATAAAATCACTTCTCAAACCCTCGCCTTTGCCGGAATCTGCCAGGCTGCGGCTCTGGTTCAGCAACTGGCGCGCCAGGGTAATTGTGATGATCAGGAATTCTATCAAACCCTGCACAGCATTATTGAGACCGATCCTCAAAACCCCCTTGCTGTGTTCGGAAGCCACCAGCACCTGCGACTGGGTTACCAGACCATCATTAACCAGCTCAGTGCCGAGGCATCGGATCGTAATGGCGAAATCACCCGCTACATCGTGGGTCTCATCGCCCTGGAGAGTAAGATCGGCAAACGCCGGGATCTGATGAATATGCTGGGCGAGCGGGTAAGCCAGGTCAAACGTCAGCTCACCCATTTTGATCTCACATCTGAATCGGTGCTGGCCAATCTCGCCAGCATCTACAGTGACATTATCAGCCCGAATGGGCCAAAAATTCAGGTTGCCGGGACCCCCCTATATCTCCAGCAACCTGTCTATCAGCACAAGATCCGCGCTCTGCTGCTTGCCGGCATCCGGGCCTGTGTCTTGTGGCGCCAGGTCGGAGGGAGACGACACCACATCATCTTCTCCCGTAAAAAACTGACCCAGCAAGCACAAAAAATGATCACCCAGTTCTAA
- the mnmA gene encoding tRNA 2-thiouridine(34) synthase MnmA produces the protein MNQKSSQKVIIGMSGGVDSSVSASLLLEQGYQVEGLFMKNWEEDDTDEYCSASEDLADAQAVCDKLGIELHTINFAAEYWDNVFEHFLSEYKAGRTPNPDILCNKEIKFKAFLEFAAEELGADYIATGHYVRRHDTQDGHVQMLRGLDHNKDQSYFLYTLSEDQLRQSLFPVGELEKPEVRAIAETKELITAKKKDSTGICFIGERKFRDFLARYLPAQPGDIVTVDGEVIGKHQGLMYHTLGQRKGLGIGGLKNSGEQPWYVVDKDLENNQLIVAQGDDHPRLFAKGLIARQLHWVDRQPVTQSLRCTVKTRYRQQDLPCTITPVDPDTIEVMFDEPLAAVTPGQSAVFYLGDICLGGGVIEAPIK, from the coding sequence ATGAATCAAAAATCATCACAAAAAGTTATCATCGGCATGTCTGGCGGTGTTGACTCCTCCGTTTCTGCCTCCCTGCTACTTGAACAGGGCTACCAGGTGGAAGGCCTGTTCATGAAGAACTGGGAAGAAGATGACACGGATGAATATTGCTCAGCCTCAGAAGATCTCGCCGATGCCCAGGCGGTCTGTGACAAGCTGGGAATCGAGTTGCATACCATCAACTTTGCTGCCGAATACTGGGATAACGTGTTTGAACACTTCCTGTCTGAATACAAGGCAGGGCGGACCCCGAACCCGGATATCCTGTGTAATAAAGAGATCAAGTTTAAGGCTTTCCTGGAGTTTGCTGCCGAGGAGCTGGGTGCCGACTATATCGCCACCGGCCACTATGTCCGGCGTCACGACACCCAGGATGGCCATGTGCAGATGCTCAGAGGCTTGGATCACAACAAGGATCAAAGCTACTTCCTCTACACCCTGAGTGAAGATCAACTGCGCCAGAGCCTGTTCCCGGTCGGCGAGCTGGAAAAGCCGGAGGTGCGGGCAATCGCCGAAACCAAAGAACTGATCACCGCCAAGAAAAAGGACTCCACCGGGATCTGCTTCATCGGAGAGCGCAAGTTCCGTGACTTCCTGGCCCGCTACCTGCCTGCCCAACCGGGCGATATAGTTACGGTTGACGGTGAGGTGATCGGCAAACATCAGGGCCTGATGTACCACACCCTGGGTCAACGTAAGGGGCTTGGGATCGGTGGTCTGAAAAATTCCGGGGAACAACCCTGGTATGTGGTGGATAAAGATCTTGAGAACAACCAGCTGATCGTGGCTCAGGGGGATGATCATCCCCGCCTCTTTGCCAAAGGATTGATCGCCCGTCAGCTTCACTGGGTAGACCGTCAGCCTGTCACCCAGAGTCTGCGTTGCACCGTGAAAACCCGTTATCGTCAACAGGACCTCCCCTGTACCATCACTCCGGTCGATCCCGATACCATAGAGGTGATGTTTGACGAACCGCTTGCCGCCGTCACTCCCGGACAATCCGCCGTATTCTATCTGGGTGATATCTGTCTGGGTGGCGGAGTGATTGAAGCCCCCATCAAATAG
- a CDS encoding NUDIX hydrolase, which yields MSFSPHVTVACIVEANQRFLLVEEFDRGTRVFNQPAGHLEAGESLIQAVTRELKEETGLELEPDGLVGTYLFTSPHNGITYLRFCFYCKLNQQPIGHRGDDPDGDIIACHWLTRQQIEKLDNLRSPLVLQCLQDYLRGQRAPLTLVQSDRDTSVQ from the coding sequence ATGAGCTTTTCCCCCCATGTCACCGTGGCCTGCATCGTTGAAGCGAACCAGCGTTTTCTGCTGGTTGAAGAGTTCGATAGGGGCACCCGGGTGTTCAATCAACCGGCGGGTCACCTGGAGGCCGGAGAATCACTGATCCAGGCGGTGACACGGGAGCTCAAAGAGGAGACTGGCCTTGAGCTTGAGCCCGATGGCCTGGTGGGGACCTACCTCTTTACCAGCCCTCACAACGGCATCACTTACCTGCGTTTTTGCTTCTACTGCAAGTTGAATCAGCAGCCCATCGGGCATCGAGGAGATGATCCCGACGGTGATATCATCGCCTGCCACTGGCTGACCCGCCAGCAGATAGAAAAACTGGACAATCTTCGCTCGCCCCTGGTACTGCAGTGTCTTCAGGATTATCTCAGGGGGCAGCGCGCACCTTTAACCCTGGTACAAAGTGATCGGGACACATCTGTCCAATAA
- the cspD gene encoding cold shock domain-containing protein CspD, which yields MATGTVKWFNNAKGFGFICPEGGGEDIFAHYSIIQMEGYKTLKAGQSVHYEVEAGPKGFHATLIVPVSTDPQQLPVQTSVPTELEESEAVPA from the coding sequence ATGGCAACCGGAACAGTTAAGTGGTTCAATAATGCCAAAGGATTTGGTTTTATCTGTCCGGAAGGTGGGGGAGAAGACATCTTCGCTCACTACTCCATTATCCAGATGGAAGGATATAAAACCCTCAAAGCAGGCCAGAGTGTTCATTATGAGGTCGAGGCCGGTCCTAAAGGCTTTCACGCAACCCTGATCGTGCCAGTAAGCACAGATCCCCAGCAACTCCCTGTGCAAACATCCGTTCCAACGGAGCTTGAAGAGTCTGAAGCTGTTCCCGCGTGA
- the clpS gene encoding ATP-dependent Clp protease adapter ClpS: MSSVQQQIFKEQQTALGKTKIKPPSLYQVVLNNDDYTPMDFVVQVLQKFFSKDLDDATQIMLTIHYRGKGVCGVYTHDIAETKVAQVNHYARENDYPLLCSMETV, translated from the coding sequence ATGAGTAGTGTTCAGCAACAGATTTTCAAAGAGCAGCAAACGGCTCTCGGAAAAACTAAGATAAAGCCGCCTTCGTTGTATCAGGTCGTCTTGAATAATGACGACTACACACCGATGGACTTTGTGGTACAGGTTTTGCAGAAATTTTTTAGTAAGGATTTGGATGACGCCACTCAAATTATGTTAACTATCCACTATCGAGGTAAGGGTGTCTGCGGTGTCTACACTCATGATATAGCGGAAACAAAAGTGGCTCAGGTCAATCATTATGCAAGGGAGAACGACTACCCCTTGCTCTGCTCAATGGAAACAGTTTGA
- the clpA gene encoding ATP-dependent Clp protease ATP-binding subunit ClpA codes for MLRKDLEDTLNLAFKDAREARHEFMTVEHLLLALLDNPSASEVLVACGVELETLRQEITQFVAETTPLIPADDSERETQPTLGFQRVLQRAVFHVQSSGRTEVTGANVLVAIFSEQESQAAYLLKKANVTRLDVVNYISHGIRKEQSSGGLPPSLGGESEQSVEESTTTQIENFATNLNLQVEEGRIDPLIGREDEVTRAVQILCRRRKNNPLLVGEAGVGKTAIAEGLAFRIVHDDVPEVIKGHTIYSLDIGSLLAGTKYRGDFEKRFKSLLRQLETTEGAILFIDEIHTIIGAGAASGGQVDAANLIKPLLASGTLRCIGSTTYAEYNQIFEKDHALARRFQKIDILEPSIDDTTRILQGLKDRYEEHHNVRYTNKALRAAVELSAKYINERHLPDKAIDVIDEAGAQFRVQPHKKRKKTVNVSDVENIVASIARIPEKSVSSSDREVLRNLERDLKMVVFGQDRSIEVLTDAIRLSRSGLGAENRPVGSFLFAGPTGVGKTEVTKQLASIMGVELIRFDMSEYMERHTVSRLIGAPPGYVGYEQGGLLTDAVLKHPHSVVLLDEIEKAHPDVFNILLQVMDNGTLTDNNGRKADFRNVILVMTTNEGVRETLRSSIGFQQQDHSHDAMAEINRTFSPEFRNRLDHIIWFNHLDIKVIQQVVDKFIVELQAQLDAKGVSMEVTDEARLWLAEKGYDKSMGARPMMRVIQEQLKKPLASELLFGALSNGGSVRVTTSKGELKFVFQDQSEAVLE; via the coding sequence ATGCTGAGAAAGGATTTGGAAGACACGCTGAACCTTGCGTTTAAAGATGCACGTGAGGCTCGCCATGAATTTATGACGGTAGAGCACCTGCTATTGGCTCTGCTGGACAATCCATCTGCCAGTGAAGTCCTGGTGGCTTGCGGTGTAGAACTCGAGACGCTGCGCCAGGAGATCACCCAGTTTGTTGCAGAAACCACCCCCCTGATCCCTGCGGACGATAGTGAGCGTGAGACTCAACCAACCCTGGGGTTCCAGCGGGTTCTGCAACGTGCTGTTTTTCATGTGCAATCCTCGGGGCGGACCGAGGTCACCGGTGCCAACGTGCTGGTGGCAATCTTTAGTGAGCAGGAGTCACAGGCCGCCTATCTTCTGAAAAAAGCCAATGTGACCCGACTGGATGTCGTCAACTATATCTCCCATGGGATCCGCAAGGAACAAAGCAGTGGTGGGTTGCCACCCAGCCTTGGGGGAGAGAGTGAGCAGTCGGTGGAAGAGAGTACCACCACCCAGATTGAGAATTTTGCAACCAATCTCAATCTGCAGGTCGAAGAGGGGCGTATCGATCCTCTGATCGGTCGTGAGGATGAAGTGACCCGTGCGGTGCAGATCCTGTGTCGGCGGCGTAAAAATAACCCACTGTTGGTGGGTGAGGCCGGAGTCGGTAAGACGGCGATTGCTGAGGGATTGGCGTTTCGGATCGTCCATGACGATGTGCCTGAGGTGATCAAGGGCCATACCATCTATTCGCTGGATATCGGCTCCTTGCTGGCTGGTACCAAGTATCGCGGCGATTTTGAAAAGCGTTTCAAGTCTTTGTTGCGTCAGCTGGAGACCACCGAGGGAGCAATTTTGTTTATCGATGAGATCCACACCATCATAGGTGCGGGCGCGGCATCCGGTGGGCAGGTGGATGCGGCGAACCTCATCAAGCCGTTGTTGGCCAGCGGTACCCTGCGCTGTATCGGTTCGACCACCTATGCAGAGTACAACCAGATCTTTGAGAAGGATCACGCCCTGGCACGACGTTTCCAGAAGATTGATATTCTGGAACCCTCTATCGATGATACCACCCGGATCTTGCAGGGACTTAAAGATCGCTATGAAGAGCATCACAATGTGCGCTATACCAATAAGGCGCTGCGCGCGGCGGTTGAGCTCTCTGCCAAATATATCAACGAGCGTCACCTGCCGGATAAGGCGATCGATGTGATTGATGAGGCGGGAGCCCAGTTCAGGGTCCAGCCTCACAAGAAACGCAAGAAGACGGTCAATGTCTCCGATGTTGAGAACATAGTCGCCAGCATTGCGCGGATCCCGGAAAAATCGGTTTCCTCTTCGGATCGTGAAGTGCTGCGTAATCTGGAGCGTGATCTCAAGATGGTCGTGTTTGGCCAGGATCGATCCATTGAAGTGCTGACCGATGCGATTCGCCTGTCCCGCTCCGGGCTCGGCGCTGAAAATCGCCCCGTTGGCTCCTTCCTGTTTGCCGGACCAACCGGGGTCGGAAAGACCGAGGTGACCAAGCAGCTTGCTTCTATCATGGGAGTTGAGCTGATCCGCTTTGATATGTCTGAATACATGGAGCGGCACACTGTCTCGCGGTTAATTGGTGCACCTCCTGGGTATGTGGGCTATGAGCAGGGCGGCCTTTTGACCGATGCCGTGCTCAAGCATCCACACTCGGTGGTGCTGCTCGATGAGATTGAGAAGGCGCACCCGGATGTGTTTAATATCCTGCTACAGGTGATGGATAACGGCACCCTGACCGATAACAACGGGCGCAAGGCTGATTTTCGTAACGTGATCCTGGTGATGACCACCAATGAAGGGGTTCGCGAGACATTGCGATCCTCTATCGGCTTCCAGCAACAGGATCATAGTCACGATGCAATGGCTGAGATCAACCGGACCTTCAGCCCAGAATTTCGTAACCGTCTCGATCACATCATCTGGTTCAACCACCTGGATATCAAGGTGATCCAGCAGGTTGTCGACAAGTTTATTGTGGAGCTGCAGGCACAGCTGGATGCCAAGGGTGTTTCTATGGAGGTGACCGATGAGGCTCGCCTATGGCTTGCAGAGAAGGGCTATGATAAGAGCATGGGAGCTCGTCCTATGATGCGGGTGATTCAGGAGCAACTGAAAAAGCCTCTGGCAAGCGAGCTGTTGTTCGGTGCTCTGTCCAATGGTGGCTCGGTGCGTGTCACGACCAGCAAGGGAGAGTTGAAGTTTGTGTTTCAGGATCAGAGTGAAGCGGTCCTTGAATAA
- the infA gene encoding translation initiation factor IF-1, with product MAKEDNIEMQGTVVDTLPNTTFRVELENGHVVTAHISGKMRKNYIRILTGDKVTVQLTPYDLTKGRIVFRSR from the coding sequence ATGGCAAAAGAAGACAACATTGAGATGCAAGGCACCGTGGTCGACACCCTGCCAAACACCACATTCCGCGTTGAGTTGGAAAATGGCCACGTGGTAACAGCACACATCTCAGGTAAGATGCGTAAAAACTACATTCGAATCTTAACTGGCGATAAGGTCACTGTTCAGTTAACGCCTTATGATCTCACCAAAGGACGCATCGTGTTCCGTTCACGTTAA
- a CDS encoding substrate-binding periplasmic protein yields MGIYKNRTRQKYLDYVPTPFMDNPASIFVLKGKEFKFNKWSDLIGKVGGQVRGDKYRQDFEDFLEDHSIKHQLVNNMEQNIGKLRAGRIDYFAYGTYPILIKLKHKGLQGEIVPLDTPLYVGQFYFAFSSLSPFKKHLNAVNQKVIEYKNDGTIDKLIDKWLNQ; encoded by the coding sequence GTGGGGATCTATAAAAACAGAACCCGGCAGAAGTACCTGGATTATGTTCCAACACCCTTCATGGATAACCCGGCATCTATTTTTGTTCTAAAAGGCAAGGAGTTTAAGTTTAACAAATGGAGCGATCTGATCGGTAAGGTCGGGGGGCAGGTTCGGGGAGATAAATACCGCCAGGACTTTGAGGATTTCCTGGAAGATCACAGTATAAAACACCAATTGGTTAATAATATGGAGCAGAATATAGGAAAGCTGCGCGCAGGCCGTATCGATTACTTTGCTTATGGTACCTACCCAATCCTGATCAAGCTAAAGCATAAAGGTCTGCAAGGTGAAATTGTCCCATTAGATACTCCTCTTTACGTCGGACAGTTCTACTTTGCTTTTTCCAGTCTTTCGCCATTTAAAAAACATCTCAATGCAGTCAACCAAAAAGTCATTGAATATAAAAACGATGGCACGATAGATAAGCTGATCGATAAGTGGCTAAACCAATAG
- the aat gene encoding leucyl/phenylalanyl-tRNA--protein transferase, translated as MPLYQLSSDNLLFPDPCKALEEPNGLLAIGGDLSCQRLLSAYHSGIFPWFESDQPLLWWSPDPRCILRPDRFSPSRSLKRTLRRHACQLWINRDFSQTIQLCAQTHHLKTGTWITEQMIQAYSKLHEQGVAHSIECWDQDTLIGGLYGVSVGQLFCGESMFHLRQDASKLAIWGLCQHFIKHGGQLIDCQVTNPHLERLGAIECSREQFLQHLVDLKQKQVAPECWELQQIQL; from the coding sequence ATGCCGCTCTATCAGCTCTCATCCGATAACCTGCTGTTTCCTGATCCCTGCAAGGCTCTTGAGGAGCCCAACGGCCTCTTGGCCATCGGAGGAGATCTGAGCTGCCAGCGTCTACTATCAGCATACCATAGCGGGATCTTTCCCTGGTTTGAATCCGATCAGCCTTTACTGTGGTGGAGTCCGGATCCCCGCTGTATTCTTAGACCCGATAGATTTAGTCCCTCACGCTCCCTGAAGCGAACCCTCAGGCGTCATGCCTGTCAACTATGGATCAACCGGGACTTCAGCCAGACGATCCAGCTTTGCGCCCAAACTCACCACCTTAAAACCGGCACCTGGATCACCGAGCAGATGATCCAAGCCTACAGCAAACTTCATGAACAGGGGGTTGCCCACTCCATCGAGTGCTGGGACCAGGATACCCTGATCGGCGGACTCTATGGCGTCAGTGTCGGACAACTCTTTTGTGGTGAGTCGATGTTTCACCTGCGTCAGGATGCGTCCAAGCTCGCTATCTGGGGCTTGTGTCAGCACTTTATCAAGCATGGTGGACAGCTGATCGATTGCCAGGTCACCAACCCACATCTGGAACGCTTGGGTGCCATCGAGTGCTCCAGAGAGCAGTTTTTGCAACATCTGGTAGACTTGAAACAGAAGCAGGTTGCTCCTGAGTGCTGGGAGCTACAGCAGATCCAGCTATGA
- a CDS encoding outer membrane lipoprotein — protein sequence MIGVRGILSGVLLFVICSGVANAYQRNVARPVNSVVYGKIDSVRYITDQEVIRSKHSGWKTLAGAVIGGLVGNQFGDGRGREVATVVGALGGAAVGYQPGQDKVINSRLVELLIRTEKNKLVDVIQDVDPQMTFSRGDRVRILYFDDGVRVDTTDDDLY from the coding sequence ATGATTGGTGTAAGGGGGATCTTATCGGGAGTATTACTGTTTGTCATCTGTAGTGGGGTGGCAAATGCTTATCAGCGCAATGTAGCTCGTCCGGTGAACTCGGTGGTTTATGGCAAGATAGACAGTGTTCGCTACATAACCGATCAGGAAGTGATCCGCTCTAAGCATAGTGGCTGGAAGACATTGGCAGGCGCCGTGATCGGAGGCTTGGTGGGTAACCAGTTTGGTGATGGTCGTGGCAGAGAGGTGGCGACTGTTGTGGGTGCCTTGGGCGGGGCGGCGGTTGGCTATCAGCCGGGTCAGGATAAGGTGATTAACTCGAGATTGGTCGAGCTTCTGATCCGCACTGAGAAGAATAAGTTGGTTGACGTGATTCAGGATGTGGATCCCCAGATGACTTTTAGCCGGGGGGATAGAGTACGGATCCTGTATTTTGATGATGGGGTTCGGGTTGATACCACGGATGATGATCTCTACTGA
- a CDS encoding L-rhamnose/proton symporter RhaT codes for MSFSVILLAVILCIVAGFLNGSFATPTKWMERWREENIWLGYTVFCYLLLPVLSLMVMDSSIFSQISSVPSHFIWVLVLGGLAWGIGQVFFALAFKHIGLGVNFVINISMGTAGGALLPMLWTKGAIGSTYSYIQLLGVVIFVMAVILTTAAGAARNKTSSGDDSSKGHASVYLILGVLFAILAGVGSIAQGNSFAFSNPIISKTALENGASLMPANTVAFALVFFGAFIPNFIFFMVKNIKSSSLHCFAAPKTGKYWFYLFLMALGSWGSIVVFCKAQAVIGGDLAPTIAWPLFMAFIILTANFWSFMTGEWKGAGRKAISLMSVSIVLLVSAVVVFGANSMNKPATGQQVVKVQTLKDSKPSA; via the coding sequence ATGTCTTTCTCCGTTATTTTGCTGGCTGTGATCCTTTGTATCGTCGCCGGGTTCCTGAATGGCTCTTTTGCAACACCCACCAAATGGATGGAACGGTGGCGTGAGGAGAATATCTGGCTGGGCTACACCGTATTCTGTTATCTGTTGCTACCCGTACTCAGCCTGATGGTGATGGACTCTTCAATTTTTAGTCAGATCAGTTCGGTGCCAAGCCATTTCATCTGGGTATTGGTATTGGGTGGATTAGCCTGGGGGATTGGTCAGGTCTTTTTCGCCCTGGCGTTTAAGCATATTGGACTGGGCGTAAACTTTGTCATCAATATCTCCATGGGTACCGCCGGTGGCGCCCTGCTGCCGATGCTTTGGACCAAGGGGGCGATTGGAAGTACCTATAGTTATATCCAACTGCTGGGTGTTGTGATCTTTGTGATGGCGGTAATTTTGACTACCGCTGCTGGTGCGGCCCGCAATAAGACGAGCTCAGGAGATGACAGCTCTAAGGGACATGCCAGTGTCTACCTGATCCTGGGTGTCCTGTTTGCAATTCTCGCCGGGGTTGGGAGTATTGCTCAGGGGAACTCCTTTGCCTTCTCTAATCCAATCATCTCCAAGACGGCCCTGGAGAATGGGGCGAGCCTGATGCCAGCGAATACGGTTGCCTTTGCACTGGTGTTTTTTGGTGCCTTCATTCCGAACTTTATCTTCTTCATGGTCAAGAATATCAAGAGCTCCAGCCTGCACTGTTTTGCCGCACCCAAGACAGGTAAATACTGGTTCTATCTGTTCCTGATGGCCCTTGGCTCATGGGGATCGATTGTGGTGTTCTGTAAGGCTCAGGCTGTGATCGGTGGAGACCTGGCTCCGACCATCGCCTGGCCCCTGTTTATGGCATTTATCATCCTGACCGCGAACTTCTGGAGCTTCATGACCGGTGAGTGGAAGGGGGCGGGCCGCAAGGCGATCAGCCTGATGTCGGTCAGTATTGTACTGCTGGTTTCTGCAGTGGTGGTATTTGGCGCCAACTCGATGAATAAGCCAGCAACTGGCCAGCAGGTCGTTAAGGTGCAGACGCTCAAGGATAGCAAGCCTTCTGCCTGA